The following are from one region of the Dreissena polymorpha isolate Duluth1 chromosome 2, UMN_Dpol_1.0, whole genome shotgun sequence genome:
- the LOC127869959 gene encoding uncharacterized protein LOC127869959, giving the protein MKFFCLLLCLAVANAYYGGRQGRGGNYGSVGGYGDGYGGGYGGYGNQGGYGSHGNKGGYQGKYGSYGNQGGYGSYGNQGGYGSYGDQGVYRGKYGSYEKQSGYQGKYGSNGNQGGYGSYGN; this is encoded by the coding sequence ATGAAGTTCTTCTGCTTGCTGCTCTGCTTGGCTGTGGCCAATGCGTACTACGGTGGTCGCCAGGGTAGAGGCGGAAACTACGGGAGCGTAGGAGGATACGGAGATGGTTACGGTGGAGGCTATGGTGGTTATGGAAACCAGGGTGGATATGGCAGTCATGGAAACAAGGGCGGATACCAGGGCAAATATGGCAGTTATGGAAACCAGGGTGGATATGGCAGTTATGGAAACCAAGGCGGATATGGCAGTTATGGTGACCAGGGTGTATACCGGGGCAAATATGGAAGTTATGAAAAACAGAGCGGATACCAGGGCAAATATGGCAGTAATGGAAACCAGGGTGGATATGGCAGTTATGGAAACTAA